Within the Triplophysa dalaica isolate WHDGS20190420 chromosome 2, ASM1584641v1, whole genome shotgun sequence genome, the region TCTCTGACTATCATCCAGCAACACTCGAGTGGAAAGAGGTGTGTGTTCAattcaatgtgtttaaacagtgTAAAGTTGTTTCCTAAGttaaaggtctagtgtatgaGATTGCaacaacggctcactccaccccttcgaagcactacggcggctgacaTGAAACTAAGATTACATTACCTTTgtgcttctttgccgaaagagATCATGTATTTACAAAGCCCACTTTGTATAGCAGTTggtaaattccatgtaaggggataaatacatacttagaaacagctcattctgaggtcACGCTTCATCGTGTCAggactttatacacctctgaacacacagttgtgtatattatgttgcaattctgtcaatagatcctgcaaaaaatgacacactagATCATTAATCATGTTGATATTGCAGCACGTCCTGGTGGCGTTTGGTGATGTCATCGTGGCCAGCGCCGCAGTCGATCTCTGTGACTCTGAGACTCACACACTGAATGTCACTGTGACGGGAAACAGCTCCGTACTGGAGGTGGACGACCGACCCGGACGTATGGAGTTGGTGGAGAATCTCGAAGCGATCGACCTGTTCTCATACAGCACGTTTATCGGAGGAATTCCAGGCGAGATTTAATCCTCAACATTTACTCTGGTAAAAACAGACACGCACGCTTAACCTTTTTTTCATCTGCAGATGTTTCTCTGGTGTCCACACCCATCTCGGCCTTCTATACGGGCTGTATGGATGTGCGAGTTAACGGTCGCCTGCTGGACGTGGACGAcgctcaacacaaacacaacgacATTCGGTCTCACTCCTGCCCCCTAGTGACCACTCAGCAATAACAGCTGGAACCCACTGCCGGCCACCCCTACATCCCATTCAAGAGTGCTTCTAAACCAGGGATGTTTCATCCGGGTCCAGTAATCCTCTCCATTAAGGCCTTACAAAGCAATTTCCCTTCAACGCCTCCTAGACCTAAAGCACACGCACACATCACGCCATGTAGACACACTGTAACTCCATagattatgtattattattcaCGGACACGTAGAGACCGCTTACGTTAGACACAACACGAGCTACTGAGATTGCGATCGCTGTAATATACTGTACGTGTAAATATGTGACTGTAAACATCCAACAACCTTAATGTCCGACGGCCTTCAGACAGGCCTCGATGTAGGTGCTCAAAATCATAGCGATatccttttttttaagtattttagtttgttcttacgtctcttgtttgttttgagtttgtgtttttaatcaatGTACACTGAAACGTTTTGTATTTCATTCGTTTGTGCTCAGTTTCTCGATAGATACAGAGACGCtcattgtaaacaaataaaggCAGATGTTGTTTTTCCTCAAGTCTGGAGAGTCCATCACACACGATTAGGTAGAACATCAACACGACTGCACGATTCAATATAACAGACAGAgccaggaagtgatgtcatcacacGAGTTAACATCTATGTTGTTTATGTACTTTGTGTTTTAATGCCACATAAACTTCAGTTATGTGACTGTCGAGACCATTTTGCTGATTTTTACGCACACAAACTGCAGCTCACAGTTGCTCTACACTAAATTCAGAACACTTAACATACAAAACAGTAACATACAGTTTAGCACTAAATAACATCATTTGAGAATAACTGCGATCACAATGAAACGGCAGCATGGTCACAAACCCTCAACGTTCATTATCAGAGAGGTGAGTCAGAGGTTTTAACAGGCGTAGGGTGGAGGCTTCTCGAAGGGCCCTAAAGAGTGCGGGTAGAGGCTAGGTGCGTTTGGAGTCAGCATGTAGCCGCCGGTGTCCTGAGATGTGGATTGGGATGGTACCGCTGGGTTTCCGGTCTGGGCGGAAGCTTGAGGCTCGTCTGCGGTGGGGGTGTCGGCGTTCGGCTGAGCTGGGGTCAGCGCTGGATAGTTATTCATGTGCTGAGAACGCAATCCAGGGAAAGAAAGACAAGTCACAGTGAAATAAAGCCACAGAAAAAGTTAGAAgaccattttaatattattttccgGATTTACCACCTATGTGTTTGGgtgaaatgatcatttttgtttcattgtgttaactaataacaatatttctccaaaatttcagataaaaagatgctttgttgtttgtgaaaatgaaaactggagaaacaggtgaaaataacagaaaagatgctctgcatTTCTTCAcaactcaaatactgcaaaaacaaaacaagttcatattcactttaaggCAATACaacagcagtgttgggtaagttactctgaaaagtatttaattactagttagtaattacatattcaatagtatAATTAGATTATTGTACAAGTTACtctcttcaaaaaaaaattaattactAAATACTTTCTATATACCATATCAACGTTGATTAGATAGACAGgatcaaggatagacatgaaacgactcttaatGAACTCAAATAGATAATATACAACTACTTAAAGTTCTCTTTTTAActtaagttttatttatgtgacaAAGATACATTAacgcatgcattttaaagttagactttgaattttaatgtcaattccactattgtatACATCAcccagtatttagttcaattacatccaAAGTTACTTATTAAGTTGCAGAAAAAAcaaagagtaatcccttactttacttttttaaggggaaagtaattaaattacagtaactagttAAACCCAACACTGTACAACAGTGACAAAACAGTGACAAAACTTaagatgaaataaaatactgaataaatttctattgatgtattagttgttagaataggacaatatctgactgagattCAATCgattaaaactcaggaatctgagggtgccaaaaaactaaatattgagaaaattgcctttgaagttgttattcaGGGGCACTGtgacaggccatccactcacaaaaataaagtttaatatatttaaggaaatttacaaaatattttcacatttacattaatgcatttggcagacacctttatccaaagcgacttacattgctttatcctatacatttacacataggtatttgcaatcccctgggatcgaacccacaaccttgctcttaccactgagctacaggaaagctttgtgatccagggtcacatatatctatttttatataatgacataaatttttatccttttttttcatgtgtcttgtcatgctcagtctttcacatcgctgttggatgactttgtcacttctgaggattgatttagttgaaattcgACAGACGCTGGACAGGAGTGGTCACAATttatctagaaatgctgatttaataaacatttggaagggtctctttatttttactgtGGCTATATATTCATGCACGAAATGAAATTGCACTCTATcgaacacacacagaaagacgGACTTAAATTTTTGAAGTTAATAAGACGCCCTCACCTGCATGGGCAGACTGTAACTGGGGTATCCCGGTAGAGTTTGTCCAGAGGGGCAGAAGCCGCCGTATGCGATCATGTGTTGGTTGGGGTTATACATTATGTGAGGGGCTGGAGGAGGACTGGATGATATTTGACTGTGAGCGGCAGGATTCTGAAGACACAGATATACACAATCGGTTCACTTGACTAAACTGCGTCATTTGGGAGGAAATCTTCAGCGGCTCACTCACCAGGCCTTTAAAGGCTCCAAGGATGGCTGCGGTGATTATGCCCAGAAACACACCTAGAACGTTTAGTGTAACACAAACCCACAGCAGCCGGTACAGATACACAACATCCCAGCAGCTCCTCACACCCGTGAACTGATAATAGTGCACTTGATAATCGATactgagcacacacacaaaataacacaGTGATACACATTGTCACAAAAGAAGCATCAATCAAAGATCATCATCTTATAACTTCACCTGTCACAGGTAAGTAAGTCACAGCAGTAACAGGTGTTGCTCCTCACTTTCAGTTTACAATTATTACCATACGACTGACAGTTTACctggagcgagagagagagagagagagagagagaggggaataatttataagatacatttttttattgagcattccaattaatatcaattaaacaacagttgggttgttttgattaattaataataacaaaaaaataaagctaactTATACAATAAAGCAATAGAAATAGGATAAcgtaataaaaatatgattttttacatctttgaaaatttgtttttttaaattaactcTTAAATTATAGCTTTGTTATTTATCATTCCTAAACACaatttcatttctattttattatcaaattaattTCACATATCATTCTGGTATTTTATAAACAGTGTTAGGTGTGATGAAGTACTgagaaaaaactgtatttatattactttattcctaaaaacaaaaaaaaaaaagagtaattttcatttgaagtcatttaaaaacataatacttCTTGCACTTGCATCACACTTGCAGTTcaacaaatctgtataaaacaTTTAGGTGGGATTGCCTAAAATTGAGTTAAAACGCACTGCACATTCGCtcgttttgtttaaatgtatatgaaaatatgtgtcgaaaagtgaaaatattaaatggaaaaaaatccCTTTCAATAAAGTTAACATTGTAAACCCCAGTTCCAATTAAGTTAACTTTGAtagatttcaaaatatttgtcaaatttaatttaatattacaagaaataatttgtattaaataaatagtgAGTGATTTCAATACATAAATTTGacaacaataaattaaaaacataattagtTATTCAttgctgtatatttttatttagcttttgaTTTTGAAAGCAACTTGCACtagttttaatttataatcatATCATTTATCCATTGGATGTGATGTATATAATTGACCAGCAGATGGCGCTCTAAAACCAGACACATGAGCCCGCGGCAATCATTCAAACACTAGTGACCTTTCTCTGTCTGCAAACAGTTCTAAAAGAGACCATCAGAGCCCAAAGAGCCTCCTGGCCGAATCTAAAAGATTCCTGTCACTGATATATAAAGCCAAAGTTTGTCATTAAGTTAAGAAAACACATTGAAGGTGGACATTCAACTTGCTCTCAAAAAACGGCTTCGAAAGTTTTAAAGTATGGAAGAAGAGGACTTACAAATAGAGAACCATAGAAACATCCACAGTGGCATCCACagtagtgtatatatatattggagTAAAACTACAGAAAATAAGCTGGCGATGGTAACTCTTCCTATGATCCTCAATCCAAAATAATGTGACACTCACCTCTGTGTAATAGTTCTCGTATCCATAACCCGAAACACTGGAGAAAAACTCACAACGGCCCTCCATGAGGGGTCTCCTGTCCTGGAACATAAACAAGACAGACAGAGTTACTGATACATGattaaaaaagtaaacttttaATATCAGTATTTCAGTATCGCTGAGGATTGTGATGTACGTTCAGCTCCGGCCTTCAAGATGCTGAACAGCAATAATCAACACAACACTAAGAGTTAAACCTCCAAAGCCCTGCAAGtgatgtataagtgtgttttaatgtaaatagcAATCTTATAAAATTATTACAACTTCATTTACAACATCACTGCCGTATTAATCCTTCATCAAGGACGGCTGAGACGTCAAAAGGTTGTTTGGATTGTTATCATCACATGAATGGATGGTTGTCGGCAACGGCTCATTCTAAGCGTCTGTTAATAAACCAAAACCTTTAAAATCTCTCAGGTATGTCTAAAATCTCAATTGTGTtcttcatttatatttgtgGTCTGGAAATAACTGTTTACTGGCACAACGTGCCTTTAATGAGAGTTTATAATGTTGTTAAACTCCCAGTCTCAGAACtcgtatttttatatttaataatgaaatattttctgaacgtgaaaacataaaattgaaTGCATCATCCGTCAATAAAAGCTGAATGTAAGAGTGACAGACTCATATATCCTCTGTGAGATAAACCTGTGCAGTCCCGTGTGTCTCACAAGAGAAGATATCATCATTACCGCCGTCATCCTCGTTCACAGCGGACACGTAAATCATGTCATTCACCTTAAACTTCACTTCTGACTGTCCTTACACACGCTCCTCTGATTCTGAACAAGAAACCTTGTCTTTATCGTCATCTACTctaaaaattcttaaaaagtaattaacCAATCATATTAATTTAGCAAATAATAACAAGAAtgagtatgtgtgtatgtgtgctggAGATGATGACATTTGATTTTAGGAACGCAACATTTCCCCTTCATTCATTATATcctgaattattattttttgagaaACCTCTGAATTAAATGTGGTTCTGAAAAATGTTATTAGGCTATTTAAGACTTAATAACAGGATCATGCAAATTGcagtctgttttgttttaataagcTCTTTCAGATAGCAGATGTTTGCATGACATCtaaattttaatcaaatttacaaaaaggattaagtttaaaaaaaatggttcttaGAGGAGTAGTTCCCTATTAAACttaaatttcaacaagtttGCATTCATCTGACTCTTAAACGTATCGTGT harbors:
- the LOC130413749 gene encoding transmembrane protein 255B, with amino-acid sequence MQQTPAPQTHADTADPADQYVKRRRTALWCSVSLFGLSVLALVIGLLSATQTDNVAVSGYYPGIILSFGAFLGVVGLNLVENRRPMLVASIIFISLGVISSFLCAIIDGIIAAEFIDRRPLMEGRCEFFSSVSGYGYENYYTEVNCQSYGNNCKLKVRSNTCYCCDLLTCDSIDYQVHYYQFTGVRSCWDVVYLYRLLWVCVTLNVLGVFLGIITAAILGAFKGLNPAAHSQISSSPPPAPHIMYNPNQHMIAYGGFCPSGQTLPGYPSYSLPMQHMNNYPALTPAQPNADTPTADEPQASAQTGNPAVPSQSTSQDTGGYMLTPNAPSLYPHSLGPFEKPPPYAC